In the Natronobacterium texcoconense genome, one interval contains:
- a CDS encoding DUF2332 domain-containing protein yields the protein MDQVVEEFEWFADWANGVTPLYERLARQTARENSLLEIAAEAPSSQPAPNLLFGAVHALLLAGVDHPLVEFYPTCTDDAVDPTTRDPFPAFREFCLSHEDRIREIVGSRRVQTNEVGRSAVLFPAFKSAVDRGAATPIALVEIGTSAGLNLYWDRFRYEYEGYAACGDPESPVTIETTVRGDGVPPRWDRPPEIARRVGIDVNPLDVTDPADARWLRALVIPDQAQRFERLDDAIELVADDPPQLVAGDALEVLPDVLSEIPDRFDVFVFSTLVLYQLDDHEIETLRDLLIKQSQRRTVHWFSNDPSREETPPTYRYVSFADGQRTRRLAKYKAHGEWIRWLADSST from the coding sequence ATGGATCAGGTCGTCGAGGAGTTCGAGTGGTTCGCTGACTGGGCCAATGGCGTCACACCACTCTACGAGCGACTCGCCCGTCAGACCGCTCGAGAGAACTCCCTCCTCGAAATCGCAGCGGAGGCGCCCTCGAGTCAACCAGCGCCGAATCTGCTCTTCGGTGCCGTCCACGCGCTTCTGTTAGCGGGCGTCGATCACCCACTGGTGGAGTTTTACCCGACCTGTACCGACGACGCGGTCGACCCGACTACACGGGACCCGTTCCCGGCATTTCGGGAGTTTTGCCTGTCACACGAGGACCGAATCCGGGAAATCGTCGGCTCACGGCGCGTCCAGACGAACGAGGTCGGACGATCCGCAGTCCTCTTTCCGGCGTTCAAATCCGCCGTCGACCGCGGTGCAGCGACGCCGATTGCGCTCGTCGAAATCGGTACCAGTGCCGGACTCAACCTGTACTGGGATCGGTTCCGGTACGAGTACGAGGGATACGCGGCCTGCGGTGATCCGGAGTCGCCGGTGACGATCGAAACGACCGTTCGCGGCGATGGTGTTCCGCCACGATGGGATCGACCCCCCGAAATCGCCCGTCGCGTCGGTATCGACGTCAACCCCCTAGACGTCACCGACCCGGCCGACGCGCGCTGGCTACGGGCGCTCGTTATCCCGGACCAGGCCCAGCGATTCGAACGGCTCGACGACGCTATCGAGCTGGTCGCGGACGATCCCCCGCAGCTGGTCGCCGGCGACGCGCTCGAGGTACTCCCGGACGTCCTGTCCGAGATTCCCGACCGGTTCGACGTCTTCGTGTTCAGCACCCTCGTGCTCTACCAGCTTGACGACCACGAGATCGAGACGCTTCGAGACCTACTGATCAAGCAGAGCCAGCGCCGGACTGTCCACTGGTTTTCGAACGACCCGTCCCGGGAGGAGACACCGCCGACGTATCGGTACGTCTCGTTCGCCGACGGGCAGCGGACGCGACGGCTCGCAAAGTACAAAGCCCACGGCGAGTGGATCCGATGGCTCGCCGACTCCAGCACCTGA